One Pseudomonas brassicacearum genomic region harbors:
- a CDS encoding NAD(P)-dependent oxidoreductase — translation MIQPLSHLPHSLEDPATLAARFSDLAPPLNARQAHLEASRCLYCYDAPCVNACPSEIDIPSFIRNIHQDNVQGAAQKILSANILGGSCARVCPTEVLCQQACVRNNVHECAPVLIGQLQRYAVDNAHFSEHPFKRATATGKRIAVVGAGPAGLSCAHRSAMHGHDVVVFEAREKAGGLNEYGIAKYKLVDDYAQHELDFLLEIGGIEIRHGQKLGENLSLSDLHQQFDAVFLGLGLAASKQLGLSDEQAPGLLAATEYIRELRQADDLSQLPLADRCIVLGAGNTAIDMAVQMARLGARDVSLVYRRGLEDMGATGHEQDIAKANQVRLLTWAQPQQVLLDDAGNVRGMRFSRTHLENGRLVTSGETFDLPADGIFKAIGQAFDDNALADPLARELKRQDGRILVDEHLRTSIPGVYAGGDCTSLDQDLTVQAVQHGKLAAEAINAQLMLNVEAA, via the coding sequence ATGATCCAGCCCTTGAGTCACCTCCCCCATTCCCTGGAAGACCCGGCTACCCTCGCCGCCCGTTTCAGCGACCTGGCGCCGCCGCTCAACGCGCGCCAGGCCCACCTGGAAGCGTCCCGTTGCCTGTATTGCTACGACGCACCGTGCGTGAACGCCTGTCCGAGCGAGATCGATATTCCTTCGTTCATTCGCAACATCCACCAGGACAACGTCCAAGGCGCGGCACAGAAAATCCTCTCGGCCAACATCCTCGGCGGCAGTTGCGCCCGGGTCTGTCCTACGGAGGTTCTTTGCCAGCAAGCCTGCGTGCGCAACAACGTCCATGAATGCGCGCCGGTATTGATCGGCCAGCTGCAACGCTACGCCGTGGACAATGCGCACTTCAGCGAACACCCGTTCAAGCGTGCCACCGCCACTGGCAAGCGCATCGCGGTGGTCGGGGCCGGCCCGGCAGGGTTGTCCTGCGCCCATCGCAGCGCGATGCACGGTCATGACGTGGTGGTTTTCGAAGCCCGTGAGAAAGCCGGTGGCCTCAACGAATACGGGATCGCCAAGTACAAACTGGTGGACGATTACGCCCAGCACGAACTGGACTTTCTGCTGGAGATCGGCGGCATCGAAATCCGCCACGGCCAGAAACTCGGGGAAAACCTGAGCCTGAGCGACCTGCATCAGCAGTTCGACGCGGTGTTCCTCGGCCTTGGCCTGGCCGCCAGCAAGCAATTGGGCCTGAGCGATGAACAAGCGCCCGGGCTACTGGCCGCCACCGAGTACATCCGCGAATTGCGCCAAGCCGACGACCTCAGCCAGTTGCCCCTGGCCGACCGCTGCATCGTGCTCGGCGCCGGCAACACCGCCATCGACATGGCCGTGCAAATGGCCCGCCTCGGCGCCCGGGACGTCAGCCTGGTGTACCGCCGTGGCTTGGAAGACATGGGCGCCACCGGCCATGAACAGGACATCGCCAAGGCCAATCAGGTGCGCCTGTTGACCTGGGCCCAGCCGCAACAGGTTTTGCTCGATGACGCCGGGAATGTGCGCGGCATGCGTTTCTCCCGCACCCACCTGGAAAACGGTCGACTGGTCACCAGCGGCGAAACCTTCGACCTCCCCGCCGATGGTATTTTCAAGGCCATCGGCCAAGCCTTCGACGACAACGCGCTGGCGGACCCGCTGGCCCGGGAGCTCAAGCGCCAGGATGGGCGGATCCTGGTGGACGAACACCTGCGCACCAGCATTCCCGGTGTCTACGCCGGCGGCGATTGCACCAGCCTCGACCAGGACCTCACCGTGCAGGCCGTGCAGCACGGCAAGCTCGCCGCCGAGGCGATCAACGCCCAACTCATGCTCAACGTGGAGGCTGCGTAA